Proteins encoded within one genomic window of Citricoccus muralis:
- a CDS encoding TRAP transporter small permease gives MTTNTTVTSLSQPKVWWKRHSIEEYVGGALLGVMVVVIFLQVIARYVFGDSFSWSEELARYCFIWLIYFTLGAVVLKAQHVTVDAVISRLPANASRWWEQGIQVVIFALNVLILIYGMILVVRMFSLGQTSSALNLPMWVVYTALPVGLLLASIRAVQASIAIWKPPPGGRASSLDEETEV, from the coding sequence ATGACGACGAACACGACAGTAACCAGTCTCAGCCAGCCCAAAGTCTGGTGGAAACGACACTCGATCGAAGAATACGTCGGCGGCGCGCTGCTCGGTGTCATGGTCGTCGTGATCTTCCTGCAGGTGATCGCAAGATACGTCTTCGGTGACTCCTTTTCCTGGAGCGAAGAGCTAGCACGCTACTGCTTCATCTGGCTGATCTACTTCACGCTCGGCGCAGTCGTACTCAAGGCCCAGCACGTCACGGTCGACGCCGTTATCTCCCGGCTGCCCGCGAACGCTTCACGCTGGTGGGAGCAGGGAATCCAGGTAGTGATCTTCGCCCTCAACGTCCTCATTCTGATCTACGGGATGATCCTCGTCGTGCGAATGTTCAGCCTCGGGCAGACTTCCTCAGCACTAAACCTGCCGATGTGGGTGGTGTACACCGCGCTGCCGGTAGGCCTCCTTCTTGCTTCGATCCGAGCCGTGCAGGCGAGCATCGCCATCTGGAAGCCACCGCCCGGCGGGCGAGCGTCCTCGCTAGATGAAGAAACGGAGGTGTAA
- a CDS encoding TRAP transporter substrate-binding protein — MRETVKGLFFLKTEVSMNHQKMRKRRASAALGLGSLLVLLSGCSATAEETKPEFSLVVAHEVPTDHYYHETYLLFEELVEERSNGRIDVKVVPNALFGTADALTTAVQLDSIQMTATTSGILGQFSPEQNVWDTPYLFDDPDHAHRVLDGEFGQEVLAALEHIDLVGLGYLENGVRHLTTRGIEVDGPDDLNGVKIRVQPNTLQLEAWDATQANPTPMAFGEVYTGLQQRTIDAQENPLALIVSQRFYEVQDRVTLTAHVHSTSTLILSKIFYDRLPEDLQQVVVESAQESVEFNRIRAAESDIESAEIIKEAGVTIAEISDEGREEFREAMQGAALPYLRETVGDETVDHLEAAIEEERQ, encoded by the coding sequence ATGCGGGAAACCGTCAAAGGATTGTTCTTCCTAAAGACCGAGGTGTCTATGAATCACCAGAAGATGAGAAAGCGGCGTGCATCGGCCGCGCTCGGATTGGGGAGCCTCCTCGTGCTCCTGAGCGGGTGCAGTGCCACGGCAGAGGAAACCAAGCCGGAGTTCTCGCTCGTGGTCGCGCACGAGGTACCGACCGATCACTACTACCACGAGACCTACTTGTTGTTTGAAGAACTCGTGGAGGAACGGTCGAACGGGAGAATCGACGTCAAGGTCGTTCCCAACGCACTGTTCGGGACTGCTGATGCCTTGACCACTGCCGTGCAACTCGACAGCATTCAGATGACGGCCACCACCTCTGGGATCCTGGGCCAGTTTTCGCCAGAGCAGAACGTGTGGGATACCCCGTATCTCTTCGATGATCCCGATCATGCACACCGGGTGCTTGACGGCGAGTTCGGGCAAGAGGTTCTCGCCGCCCTCGAGCACATCGATCTCGTGGGCCTGGGGTATTTGGAAAACGGCGTACGTCATCTCACCACGCGAGGCATCGAGGTCGACGGGCCTGACGACCTGAACGGGGTGAAGATCCGCGTGCAGCCAAACACCCTCCAACTCGAAGCGTGGGACGCAACGCAGGCGAACCCAACTCCGATGGCTTTCGGTGAGGTCTATACCGGACTGCAGCAGCGCACGATTGACGCACAGGAAAACCCACTGGCGCTCATCGTCTCCCAGCGCTTCTACGAGGTGCAAGACCGGGTGACATTGACCGCGCACGTTCACTCGACGAGCACGCTCATCCTGTCGAAGATTTTCTACGACCGGCTGCCTGAAGATCTGCAGCAAGTTGTGGTCGAGTCCGCGCAGGAGAGTGTCGAGTTCAACCGGATCCGTGCCGCAGAATCAGACATCGAATCCGCCGAGATCATCAAAGAAGCCGGTGTCACAATTGCCGAAATCTCTGATGAGGGGCGCGAGGAATTCCGGGAAGCAATGCAGGGTGCCGCCCTGCCATATCTGCGCGAAACAGTCGGGGATGAGACCGTAGACCACCTTGAGGCGGCAATCGAGGAGGAACGTCAATGA
- a CDS encoding TRAP transporter large permease, producing MDALLLTIVMLIGLACGIPVVYAFLLASAVTILFADTGITYTFVAQSLTVAGDSFPLMAIPFFILAGLIMGRGGISRRLFVLANALVGHLPGGIGVAAVLTAMFFSAISGSGLATVAAVGSIMIPEMVKSGYTRKYSAALIAAAGTIGVVLPPSIPLVLFGVVTGTSIGDLFIAAVIPGILMGLVLMGWVIVHAKRHHIRGVERSTWRERAQALWGSIGGLLMPVIILGGIYGGVFTPTEAAVIAVVYGLVVSLGFYRETTLREILNTFGSAAISTSALMVMVTAAVVFGHFLTIEDVPATIVSAMSGISDNPVVIVLLANLLLLLIGTFMDTIPAILLTSPVLMPVLAEAGLDPIHIGIIVVVQISIGFVTPPLGPNVFIASNTAKVSSEQTMVAIMPGIALLLGVALLVSFVPWLSMALIAP from the coding sequence ATGGATGCACTGCTCCTCACCATCGTCATGCTGATCGGCCTGGCCTGCGGAATCCCCGTGGTCTACGCCTTCCTGCTCGCCAGCGCGGTGACCATCCTCTTCGCCGACACCGGCATCACTTACACCTTCGTCGCTCAGTCACTGACGGTAGCCGGCGATTCCTTCCCGCTAATGGCGATTCCTTTCTTCATCCTCGCCGGTCTCATAATGGGACGGGGCGGCATATCGAGGCGCCTGTTCGTCCTTGCCAACGCCCTTGTCGGCCACCTACCCGGCGGAATCGGAGTCGCGGCAGTGTTGACGGCAATGTTTTTCTCCGCGATCTCAGGATCAGGGCTTGCGACGGTCGCCGCCGTAGGCAGCATCATGATCCCAGAGATGGTCAAGTCCGGCTACACTCGGAAATACTCGGCCGCGCTGATCGCAGCAGCCGGAACCATCGGTGTCGTCCTGCCGCCGAGCATTCCTCTCGTGCTCTTCGGAGTCGTGACCGGCACCAGCATCGGAGATCTCTTCATCGCAGCCGTGATTCCGGGTATCCTCATGGGACTCGTGCTCATGGGCTGGGTCATCGTCCACGCGAAACGCCACCACATCCGCGGGGTCGAACGGAGTACCTGGCGCGAGCGTGCTCAGGCACTCTGGGGTTCCATTGGCGGACTCCTAATGCCAGTAATCATTCTTGGTGGCATTTACGGTGGCGTTTTCACCCCGACCGAGGCGGCTGTCATCGCCGTCGTCTATGGACTGGTCGTCAGCCTCGGCTTCTATCGTGAAACCACCCTTCGCGAGATCCTTAACACATTCGGAAGCGCAGCTATCTCGACGAGTGCCCTCATGGTGATGGTGACCGCGGCCGTCGTATTCGGACACTTCCTTACGATCGAGGACGTGCCTGCGACGATCGTTTCCGCAATGAGTGGCATCAGCGATAACCCAGTAGTGATCGTGCTCCTTGCGAACCTGCTGCTACTTCTGATTGGCACGTTCATGGATACGATTCCAGCGATTCTCCTCACCTCACCGGTACTCATGCCGGTGCTCGCTGAAGCAGGGCTTGATCCTATCCATATCGGTATCATCGTCGTTGTCCAGATCTCAATTGGCTTCGTGACGCCACCGCTCGGCCCGAACGTGTTCATCGCATCGAACACTGCGAAGGTGAGCAGCGAGCAGACCATGGTCGCGATCATGCCTGGAATCGCGCTACTGCTCGGCGTCGCCCTTCTCGTGAGCTTCGTGCCCTGGCTCTCGATGGCCCTTATCGCCCCGTAG
- a CDS encoding Zn-dependent alcohol dehydrogenase, giving the protein MKAKAMVMHEIGKPMVLEELEVDQPGPGEVLMRIEATGVCHSDLHYLAGDFIAKTPIVLGHEGAGVVEAVGEGVAAFKPGDKAVLMWRPRCGSCEYCLAGRPALCSLGRIHAQKNELLRGGTRLSKDGVRYHHLMGDSCFSERAVVSQESLVAIDQDVPSEIAAIVGCAVITGMGTVMNCMPEPAGKSIAIIGAGGVGLAAVIAAQLVGAAQIIVSDVVDSRLEKARELGATHTLNSAREDFADRVQEITGGGANYVFEAIGKQPTIRAGFDALRSGGTLVVAGLGSIKDEITLPLNQLVQGEKRVVGALYGSSNIPLQLPEILGLYRSGRIPLDKLLDQTFPLAEANEAVEHLRTKAVGRPVLLP; this is encoded by the coding sequence ATGAAAGCGAAAGCAATGGTCATGCATGAGATCGGAAAGCCAATGGTTCTCGAAGAGCTGGAAGTCGACCAGCCGGGGCCAGGCGAAGTGCTCATGAGAATTGAGGCGACGGGTGTCTGCCACAGTGACCTGCATTACCTCGCCGGGGACTTCATTGCGAAGACCCCCATCGTTCTCGGTCACGAGGGCGCAGGCGTTGTTGAGGCCGTAGGTGAGGGCGTCGCTGCGTTCAAGCCAGGTGACAAGGCCGTATTGATGTGGCGTCCGCGCTGCGGCAGCTGCGAGTACTGCCTTGCAGGCCGTCCTGCGCTCTGCTCGCTCGGCCGAATCCATGCACAGAAGAACGAACTCCTCCGTGGCGGTACCAGACTGAGCAAAGACGGTGTGCGCTACCACCACCTCATGGGCGACTCTTGCTTTTCGGAACGCGCCGTGGTCTCCCAGGAGTCGCTTGTTGCGATCGATCAGGACGTGCCCTCTGAGATTGCCGCGATCGTCGGATGCGCCGTGATCACTGGGATGGGCACCGTCATGAACTGCATGCCTGAGCCCGCGGGCAAGAGCATCGCGATCATTGGGGCGGGCGGCGTGGGTCTCGCAGCCGTCATCGCCGCACAGCTCGTCGGTGCCGCGCAGATCATCGTCTCCGATGTCGTTGACAGCAGGCTCGAGAAGGCGCGCGAACTTGGAGCGACTCACACGCTCAATTCCGCGAGGGAAGACTTCGCCGATCGGGTGCAAGAGATCACCGGCGGCGGCGCGAACTACGTCTTCGAAGCCATCGGCAAACAGCCGACGATCCGAGCGGGGTTCGACGCGCTCCGCTCGGGTGGCACCCTCGTGGTAGCCGGCCTCGGAAGCATAAAGGATGAAATCACGCTTCCGCTCAATCAGCTCGTTCAGGGCGAGAAACGAGTGGTCGGAGCCCTCTATGGATCTTCGAACATTCCCCTGCAGCTGCCTGAGATTCTGGGCCTGTATCGCTCGGGTCGTATCCCGCTCGACAAGCTGCTCGATCAGACCTTCCCCCTGGCCGAAGCGAACGAAGCCGTGGAGCATCTGCGCACCAAAGCCGTTGGTCGTCCGGTCTTGCTTCCGTAA
- a CDS encoding IclR family transcriptional regulator has product MRSDERNERKGMIARVSDVMAVFTADEPVLRVSEIARRTGLAKSVTSRIVADLLDVDFLEPAGKGVRVGIRMFELGELAQRAKELRQLALGAMADLRQATGLTVQLSVLKDIDQVYVEILRGRGEAAQLEIKSRIGGRVPAYATAGGKAVLAALPDEEVERILSGPLEKVGPGTITDRAILKRQIAQIRKEGVAYEIEESNPGVTCAAASILRADKSPLAAISVTGPVAEINVKMFGSAVQTAALGLNRRIRASSVFSDL; this is encoded by the coding sequence ATGCGATCCGATGAGCGGAACGAAAGAAAAGGGATGATTGCCCGGGTTTCTGACGTGATGGCGGTCTTCACTGCAGATGAACCGGTACTCCGCGTTTCTGAAATTGCGCGAAGGACAGGACTTGCCAAATCTGTCACCTCGCGAATTGTTGCCGATCTCCTTGACGTAGACTTCCTCGAACCAGCAGGCAAGGGCGTGCGTGTCGGTATACGCATGTTCGAGCTTGGCGAGCTGGCGCAACGGGCGAAAGAGCTTCGGCAACTCGCGCTGGGCGCGATGGCTGACTTGCGTCAGGCGACCGGGCTCACGGTGCAACTGAGTGTGCTAAAAGACATCGACCAGGTCTATGTCGAGATTCTCCGAGGCCGTGGCGAGGCTGCTCAGCTTGAGATCAAATCCCGTATCGGTGGCCGAGTTCCCGCCTACGCAACTGCGGGAGGCAAAGCGGTGCTTGCCGCGCTGCCCGACGAAGAGGTCGAACGGATCTTGTCTGGCCCGCTCGAGAAAGTCGGACCAGGCACGATTACCGATCGTGCGATTCTGAAGCGGCAGATCGCCCAGATTCGCAAGGAGGGCGTCGCGTATGAAATCGAAGAATCCAACCCCGGTGTAACTTGCGCTGCCGCCTCGATTCTGCGTGCCGACAAATCGCCACTTGCAGCGATTTCGGTGACTGGCCCAGTCGCAGAGATCAACGTGAAAATGTTTGGTAGCGCCGTGCAGACAGCGGCACTCGGCTTGAATCGGCGCATCCGTGCCAGTAGTGTCTTCAGCGACCTCTAA
- a CDS encoding aldehyde dehydrogenase family protein, whose protein sequence is MTENQIVASVEDTVVKVAAASAVWAATPETERARVIRAVADALDAAADSLIPIAQEETNLPTPRLQSELKRTTFQLRLFAETVEKGEYLGVIIDHADPVWPMGAPRPDLRRMLVPIGPVLVFSASNFPFAFSVAGGDTAAALAAGNAVVVKAHPGHPKLSDATATVITGTAAEAGAPEGLLEVIHGQQEGVDALKHPAIKAASFTGSIPGGRALFDIANARPEPIPFYGELGSVNPAFVAPAIAAARPEEIAEGYLGSITGSQGQLCTKPGLLFVPEDSMVVEHLRAAPAPSPAPLLNDRIQESYIRELQRIQAAEGVEPIKSGDNSLNNPPQATVLFTRIDQVLADPKKLIAEVFGPAGVVVAYSDPAALTEVAKGLEGQLTSTIFAEAEKDSDLEIARNLLPILREKAGRLLWNQWPTGLSVTYAQQHGGPYPATTAPTTTAVGTTSIARFLRPVVFQNFPETLLPAQLHDSNPLGVPQQVN, encoded by the coding sequence ATGACTGAGAACCAAATCGTCGCGTCTGTTGAAGACACTGTAGTCAAGGTTGCGGCGGCCTCCGCGGTCTGGGCAGCCACCCCGGAGACCGAGCGAGCACGAGTGATTCGGGCTGTGGCAGATGCCCTGGACGCGGCAGCCGACTCACTGATCCCGATCGCTCAGGAAGAGACGAACCTTCCGACGCCTCGTCTGCAGAGTGAGTTGAAGCGCACGACGTTCCAGCTTCGCCTCTTCGCTGAGACCGTCGAGAAGGGCGAGTACCTGGGCGTGATAATCGACCATGCCGACCCGGTATGGCCGATGGGTGCTCCCCGCCCCGATCTGCGACGTATGCTCGTTCCGATCGGCCCGGTGCTCGTGTTCTCAGCCAGCAACTTCCCCTTCGCGTTCTCCGTGGCCGGCGGTGATACCGCTGCTGCGCTCGCGGCGGGCAACGCTGTAGTGGTGAAGGCTCATCCGGGGCACCCAAAGCTTTCCGACGCAACAGCTACGGTAATCACCGGCACTGCGGCAGAGGCGGGCGCACCTGAAGGCCTGCTCGAGGTCATTCATGGCCAGCAGGAGGGTGTCGACGCGCTGAAGCATCCCGCGATCAAGGCTGCCTCGTTCACTGGCTCCATTCCGGGTGGGCGGGCGCTGTTCGATATCGCGAATGCGCGGCCGGAGCCGATCCCGTTCTATGGCGAGTTGGGCAGCGTCAACCCTGCCTTCGTCGCACCGGCTATTGCTGCTGCACGCCCAGAAGAGATTGCTGAAGGCTATCTTGGATCGATCACGGGTAGCCAGGGGCAGTTGTGCACGAAGCCGGGACTGTTGTTCGTTCCTGAGGATTCGATGGTTGTGGAGCACCTTCGTGCTGCGCCGGCTCCCTCCCCCGCCCCGCTGCTCAACGATCGGATTCAGGAGTCGTATATTCGCGAGCTGCAGCGCATCCAGGCCGCAGAGGGCGTTGAACCCATCAAGTCGGGTGACAACAGCCTCAACAATCCTCCGCAGGCGACGGTGCTGTTCACCAGAATCGACCAGGTACTTGCGGATCCCAAGAAACTGATTGCTGAGGTCTTTGGCCCTGCTGGAGTCGTGGTGGCCTACTCCGACCCAGCTGCACTGACCGAGGTGGCCAAGGGTCTGGAGGGGCAGCTTACCTCGACGATTTTCGCCGAAGCCGAGAAGGATTCCGATCTTGAGATCGCTCGCAATCTGCTACCGATTCTGCGAGAGAAGGCCGGACGCCTGCTGTGGAACCAGTGGCCCACCGGCCTGTCGGTCACCTACGCACAGCAGCACGGAGGCCCCTACCCGGCGACTACCGCTCCGACGACGACTGCGGTCGGAACGACCTCGATCGCACGATTCCTGCGTCCGGTGGTGTTCCAGAACTTCCCCGAAACGCTGCTACCCGCACAGCTGCACGATTCCAACCCGCTGGGTGTCCCGCAGCAGGTGAACTGA
- a CDS encoding GntR family transcriptional regulator, which produces MAKSGETSISLGASLADQVVRFVTNAAASGELEVEQFYSVYQLAEQLGISRSPVREGLLRLEEAGLIQFSRNKGFKILPVGPQDVAEIFSMRIAVEVPAAARVAKRADRAWSADADQITARMTALASADDAEAFMEQDRRLHDLIMDASGSHRGRDVVNRLRVSTSRLGVSTAGKERSLDQILREHAPILQAVRERDPQRAAKAMHDHLYRTGLLLVEQTWSALPEDSPLRQTTPSEIWNDFTITR; this is translated from the coding sequence GTGGCTAAATCAGGCGAGACGTCGATCAGTCTCGGAGCTTCACTCGCCGACCAGGTCGTGCGATTCGTGACGAATGCAGCGGCCTCAGGGGAACTGGAAGTCGAGCAGTTCTACAGCGTCTATCAGCTGGCAGAGCAACTCGGCATCTCCCGCTCCCCCGTTCGTGAGGGGCTCTTACGACTTGAAGAGGCTGGCCTGATCCAGTTCTCCCGAAACAAGGGCTTTAAGATACTCCCGGTCGGCCCGCAAGACGTCGCGGAGATCTTCAGCATGAGAATAGCCGTGGAAGTTCCAGCTGCCGCCCGAGTGGCGAAGCGCGCGGATCGAGCTTGGTCCGCCGATGCCGATCAGATTACGGCGCGAATGACCGCGCTCGCCTCTGCCGATGACGCGGAGGCTTTCATGGAGCAAGACCGGCGGTTGCATGATCTAATCATGGACGCATCGGGGTCGCATCGCGGTCGAGACGTAGTGAATCGCCTCCGCGTGTCCACGAGCAGACTGGGGGTATCGACGGCAGGGAAGGAGCGCTCCCTCGACCAGATCCTGCGCGAGCACGCCCCGATCTTGCAGGCAGTCCGCGAAAGAGACCCTCAGCGAGCGGCGAAAGCAATGCACGATCATCTCTACCGGACGGGTTTGCTCCTGGTGGAACAGACTTGGTCTGCGCTACCCGAGGATTCGCCGTTGCGGCAAACAACACCTTCCGAGATATGGAACGATTTCACCATCACTCGCTAG
- a CDS encoding helix-turn-helix transcriptional regulator — protein sequence MPYIPGMELNNELHHLGLEPLLDIGDLASYLGVPVSTIYDWRTRGNGPRAHRFGKHLKFALSDVQSWIAERRDADPSAMEEAPLSETEVSE from the coding sequence ATGCCCTACATCCCCGGCATGGAACTCAACAACGAACTGCATCATCTGGGGCTCGAACCCCTGCTCGACATCGGCGACCTGGCCTCCTATCTCGGAGTGCCGGTCTCGACGATCTACGATTGGCGCACCAGGGGCAACGGCCCCCGCGCCCATCGCTTCGGCAAGCACCTCAAGTTCGCACTCTCCGACGTGCAATCGTGGATCGCCGAACGGCGAGACGCTGATCCTTCCGCCATGGAAGAAGCGCCTCTCTCCGAGACGGAGGTGTCAGAATGA
- a CDS encoding GntR family transcriptional regulator, with product MIIKNQPLGVQLAKRLRREILDGTRSAGDLLIENTLSAEFGLSRGPVRDAFRQLTQEGLIEMQGRSYRVSEFTRDDVRELYDLRFSLERLAVERAMHSAPDWSRCHKALESMHTAAEQGDAAAFALADLEFHRGFYEATPQRRVTHASRTIERTLEVLLELTPTVKNDMPSMTVEHREILDAIEANDSRWPGLLKAHLDLGAAKLDTLFPDRAASA from the coding sequence GTGATCATCAAGAATCAGCCCCTCGGCGTTCAGCTCGCCAAGCGGCTACGCCGAGAGATCCTCGACGGAACCCGTAGCGCCGGGGACCTCCTAATCGAGAACACGCTCTCCGCAGAGTTCGGCCTGAGCAGAGGCCCGGTTCGCGACGCATTCCGGCAACTGACCCAAGAAGGACTAATCGAGATGCAGGGGCGAAGCTATCGAGTGTCCGAGTTCACCCGAGACGACGTCAGAGAACTCTATGACCTGCGGTTCTCATTGGAAAGGCTCGCGGTGGAGCGCGCCATGCATTCCGCCCCCGATTGGTCGCGGTGCCACAAGGCGCTCGAGTCGATGCATACAGCAGCCGAGCAGGGCGACGCTGCCGCGTTTGCGCTCGCTGATCTCGAATTCCACCGAGGCTTCTATGAAGCAACCCCGCAACGGCGAGTGACGCACGCCTCTCGCACCATCGAACGCACGCTCGAGGTGCTACTCGAACTCACCCCCACCGTGAAGAATGACATGCCCAGCATGACCGTCGAGCATCGGGAGATCCTCGACGCTATCGAAGCGAACGATTCCCGCTGGCCCGGGCTACTCAAGGCTCATCTCGACCTCGGAGCGGCGAAGCTCGACACGCTGTTTCCCGACAGAGCGGCGTCGGCGTAG